Proteins encoded by one window of Arachis ipaensis cultivar K30076 chromosome B04, Araip1.1, whole genome shotgun sequence:
- the LOC107639181 gene encoding LOW QUALITY PROTEIN: pentatricopeptide repeat-containing protein At5g57250, mitochondrial-like (The sequence of the model RefSeq protein was modified relative to this genomic sequence to represent the inferred CDS: inserted 1 base in 1 codon), whose translation MNMFYARRPFSSSSSSCSSKNHSLQTLLKRGFTPTLKSINIFLLSLLRHRKFNLIIHLFTTATLIPTNPTTHSILTWALLHSRSFQDAENLILTHFTHSHPRIWDTLIRTHHDPNRALFLLRYCLQNGAVLPAPLTFSSLIHRLSSQGDLGMAMEALEIMTDHRVRYPFDDFVCSSVISGFCRIGKPELALGFYDNAVGSGALLRPGLVTLTAIVGALVRLGRLDEVCGLVXEDGIGLDVVLYSVWVCGYVKGNDLVEVFRKMREMVVVKGIDHDHVSYTILIDGFSKLGDVEKSFGILAKMIKEGKRPNKVTYTAIISAYCKKGKVEEARGVFERIGELGIELDEFVYAVLIDGYCRIGDFGSVFKLFVEMEKRGVSPSVVTYNTIINGLCKFGRTSEADELSKDVAADVITYSTLLHGYTEEENTLGILQTKRRLEEAGIAMDIIMCNVLIKALFMMGAFEDVYALYKGMPEMGLVPNSVTYCTMIDQYCKVGRIDEALVVFDDFRKTSFSSPVCYTSIIHGLCKKGMVEMAIEALAELNDKGLELSRYTFRMLMRTLLTEKGAKEVLDLVYTMEGLGQDLYESVCNDAIFLLCRRGFLEDAYRLCLMMRKTGLYVTRNSYYSVLRSYLSNRNREHMLPLLNIFLKEYGLVDPMMRRILACYLCLKDIHNPLQFMGKTISLPVAIFRILIKEGRALDAYKLVVKTQDSLQVMYADYAILIDALCKGGYLNKALDLCAFVEKKGITLDIVVYNSIINGLCHEGRLIEAFRLFDSLEKLNLIPSEITYATLIYALSREGYLVDAEHVFSKMVLKGFQPKTQVYNSLLEGISKFGQLENALELLNDLETKYIEPDSLTVSAVINCHCQKGNMEGALQFYYKFKRKDVSPDFFGFLYLIRGLCSKGRMEEARSVLREMLKSKNIEEIINIVNNEVDNESIGGFLAILCEQGSIQEALAVLNEIASTLYPVLRLSTYNQGAHAQRNISELNAGLQSSRRLSSSCRTGLDFGSCDASDESDLTINNDSHVTRSRPLNFDFYYSMIATHCAKGELQKANQVAKGMLSHLSRGAEHKKEERK comes from the exons ATGAACATGTTCTACGCTAGAAGACcattctcctcctcttcttcttcatgctCCTCAAAGAACCATTCACTCCAAACGTTACTGAAGCGTGGATTCACACCAACCCTGAAATCCATCAACATATTCCTCCTCTCCCTCCTCCGCCACCGCAAGTTCAACCTCATCATCCACCTCTTCACCACTGCCACACTCATCCCCACTAACCCTACCACCCACTCCATCCTCACATGGGCACTCCTCCATTCTAGAAGCTTCCAAGATGCCGAGAATCTCATCTTAACTCACTTCACCCATTCCCATCCTCGCATCTGGGACACACTCATCCGTACCCACCATGACCCTAATAGGGCACTCTTTCTTCTACGCTATTGCCTCCAAAACGGTGCCGTTTTGCCCGCTCCTCTCACTTTCTCTTCTCTTATTCACAGGCTCTCTTCTCAGGGGGACCTAGGCATGGCAATGGAGGCACTGGAGATCATGACAGATCATAGGGTAAGGTACCCTTTTGATGATTTTGTTTGTAGCTCCGTGATTTCTGGGTTTTGTAGGATTGGGAAGCCTGAACTTGCGTTAGGGTTTTATGACAATGCTGTGGGTTCTGGGGCACTGTTGAGGCCCGGCTTGGTTACTTTAACTGCAATTGTTGGTGCACTTGTTAGGTTGGGGAGGCTTGATGAGGTTTGTGGTTTGG AGGAGGATGGGATTGGTTTGGATGTTGTTTTGTATAGTGTTTGGGTTTGTGGGTATGTTAAAGGGAACGACTTGGTGGAGGTTTTTCGAAAGATGAGGGAAATGGTGGTGGTGAAGGGTATCGATCATGATCATGTGAGTTATACTATACTCATTGATGGGTTTTCTAAGTTAGGCGATGTGGAGAAGTCATTTGGGATCTTGGCTAAGATGATAAAGGAAGGGAAGAGACCCAATAAGGTCACTTACACTGCAATAATATCTGCTTATTGTAAGAAGGGTAAAGTTGAGGAAGCACGTGGTGTTTTTGAGAGGATAGGTGAGTTGGGAATTGAGTTGGATGAGTTTGTGTATGCAGTTTTGATTGATGGATATTGTCGGATTGGAGATTTTGGTAGTGTCTTTAAGCTATTTGTTGAAATGGAGAAAAGAGGGGTTAGTCCTAGTGTTGTTACGTATAATACCATAATAAATGGTTTGTGCAAGTTCGGGAGGACGTCTGAGGCGGATGAGTTATCGAAAGATGTGGCTGCAGATGTGATTACGTACAGCACGTTGTTGCATGGTTATACTGAAGAAGAGAACACTCTGGGGATTTTGCAGACAAAGAGGCGACTAGAAGAAGCTGGAATCGCCATGGATATCATAATGTGCAATGTGCTGATCAAAGCATTGTTTATGATGGGGGCTTTTGAAGATGTTTATGCTCTTTACAAaggaatgccagaaatgggcctGGTTCCGAATTCTGTTACTTATTGCACAATGATTGATCAGTATTGCAAGGTAGGTAGAATTGACGAGGCACTTGTGGTATTTGATGACTTCAGAAAAACATCATTCTCTTCACCTGTATGCTACACTAGTATTATTCATGGACTCTGCAAGAAGGGTATGGTAGAAATGGCCATTGAGGCATTAGCCGAACTCAATGATAAAGGACTGGAGTTAAGTAGATATACATTTAGGATGTTAATGAGGACACTTCTCACTGAAAAGGGTGCAAAAGAGGTTTTAGATTTAGTTTACACAATGGAAGGATTGGGCCAAGACTTATATGAGTCAGTATGTAATGATGCAATCTTTTTATTATGCAGAAGAGGATTTCTTGAGGATGCATATCGCTTGTGCTTGATGATGAGAAAGACAGGTTTATACGTTACAAGAAATTCTTATTATTCTGTTTTAAGAAGCTATCTTAGTAACAGGAATAGGGAGCACATGCTACCCCTATTGAATATCTTTCTAAAAGAATATGGCCTAGTTGATCCAATGATGCGAAGGATACTAGCATGCTACCTATGCTTAAAAGATATCCATAATCCCCTTCAATTTATGGGAAAAACAATCTCTCTTCCTGTCGCCATCTTCAGGATTCTGATAAAGGAAGGTAGAGCTTTAGATGCATATAAGCTTGTGGTAAAGACTCAAGATAGTTTACAAGTCATGTATGCTGATTATGCCATTCTGATTGATGCCTTATGCAAGGGAGGATATCTCAATAAAGCATTGGATCTTTGTGCCTTCGTTGAAAAGAAAGGGATCACTTTGGACATAGTTGTATATAATTCTATAATAAATGGATTGTGCCATGAGGGACGTCTTATTGAAGCATTTCGGCTATTTGATTCATTGGAGAAACTTAATTTGATACCATCTGAAATAACTTATGCCACATTAATTTATGCACTAAGTAGGGAGGGATATCTGGTAGATGCTGAGCATGTTTTCAGTAAAATGGTCCTGAAGGGCTTTCAACCAAAAACACAAGTTTATAATTCACTACTTGAGGGTATTTCAAAGTTTGGTCAATTAGAGAATGCGCTCGAGCTTCTAAACGATTTGGAGACAAAATATATTGAGCCTGACAGCTTGACGGTTAGTGCTGTCATAAATTGCCATTGCCAAAAGGGCAACATGGAAGGAGCACTTCAATTCTATTATAAGTTCAAGAGGAAGGATGTATCACCTGATTTTTTTGGGTTCTTGTACTTGATAAGAGGCTTATGTTCAAAGGGACGGATGGAAGAAGCTAGGAGTGTCTTGAGAGAAATGCTCAAATCGAAGAATATTGAAGAGATAATTAACATAGTTAACAATGAGGTTGATAATGAGTCAATAGGTGGCTTTCTTGCCATTTTGTGTGAGCAAGGAAGTATTCAAGAAGCCCTTGCAGTTCTCAATGAAATTGCAAGCACGCTTTATCCTGTTCTAAGGTTATCTACATATAATCAAGGAGCTCACGCACAGAGGAACATTTCTGAGCTGAACGCTGGTTTACAATCTTCAAGGCGTCTATCCTCCTCTTGTAGAACTGGTTTGGATTTTGGATCTTGTGATGCTAGCGATGAAAGTGATCTTACAATAAATAATGATAGTCATGTGACAAGGTCCCGGCCACTCAATTTCGACTTCTATTATTCCATGATTGCCACACATTGTGCCAAAGGGGAGCTACAGAAAGCTAATCAAGTAGCTAAGGGAATGCTTTCCCACCTAAGTCGAGGAGCTGAAcataagaaagaagagagaaaatga
- the LOC107636285 gene encoding protein MAIN-LIKE 1-like — translation MDSSNPCGGGGEARMPGLYHLTRLNDRWFRLDEALDVAYQLGLPVDGRYVSGCLQVQKYAVNCSWFQETFGECPEDADEETVRRYARAYIMMLLGTQLFADKSGNRIHIRWLPYVTRLEELGTYSWGSAALAWLYRCMCRVANRHVVKLAGPLQLLQSWIFWRFPRFRPAGYETFSWPLASRWSGYNPSGSEKGPRVAMWRLRIDRLQDREFIWMPYSSPDVL, via the exons ATGGACAGCAGCAACCCTTGCGGCGGTGGTGGGGAAGCTAGG atgccAGGTCTATACCATCTTACAAGGTTGAACGACCGATGGTTCCGGCTAGACGAGGCCCTT gacgtggcataccagctgGGTTTGCCAGTGGACGGCCGTTACGTGAGCGGGTGCCT TCAGGTTCAGAAGTACGCCGTGAACTGCAGCTGGTTTCAGGAGACTTTTGGCGAGTGCCCTGAGGATGCAGATGAGGAGACTGTGCGCCGATATgcccgtgcgtacatcatgatgttgttgggcacgcAGCTGTTTGCGGACAAGTCCGGGAACCGgattcacatcagatggcttccgTACGTAACGAGGCTGGAGGAGCTGGGTACCTACAGCTGGGGTTCTGCAGCACTGGcttggttgtaccggtgcatgtgccgagtggcgaaCAGACATGTCGTCAAGTTAGCGGGCCCGCTTCAGCTACTTCAGTCTTGGATCTTTTGGCGCTTTCCTCGGTTTAGGCCTGCAGGATATGAGACGTTCAGCTGGCCGTTGGCCTCGAG ATGGTCAGGTTACAACCCTTCCGGGAGTGAGAAGGGTCCTAGAGTGGCGATGTGGAGGCTCAGGATAGACCGGTTACAGGACAGGGAG TTTATATGGATGCCGTACAGTAGCCCCGACGTACTTTAG